DNA from Clostridiaceae bacterium:
CATTTTGCCGCTCTGTACCTTAATATCCTGTATGCCTTCTGAAGATATAATTTTCTTACTTAATAGATTAGTTTTTTCGATATTCCCGCTGTTTCCATCAAGTACATATACATCTGCATCTGTTTCAATTCTGTACCATTGACTATTCAGCTGGCTTAAGACTGACCTGGTAGCTGAATTAGTAAAAGCTCTCTGGCCTTTGGTACCGTAGATAACAAGTTCAGTAACTCTGCCGGATTCTGATATCTTGGTTATTTCAACTCCCAAAATATTCCCCAGGTCGTAATTTTTAGATAGCATGGCTTCCTTTATTTGTTCTGCCGTATAGGTAGCTTCCCAGGTATAATTCCATGAATTGCCGGACTCATACTTATCTTCAACACTTACTAAATATGGAATTTCACTTCCCCATACATTTTTTACATCTTCAGTCCTGCCGCCACTGGAGCTGAAATAAAATACCTGTGCTGTCATACCGTTATAAGTTATAATTTTTCCTTTAGTTTCATCAACAGCCTGGTTAACCCTGGCATCTTCCCTGGAATATCCTTTATATACCTGGCAGTACGTGGTATTGGACAAATCGAATCCAATATGGCTGTACTTGCCAATATTATTTATTGTATATGTCCTGGCAGTTACTGCCTGGGCTTTTAATGCTTCCGGATGGGATGAAGCTTCAATTTCACAAGGAACTACACCGTATAAATACTCTTCAAGATGGAGAACATTAATTACAGTCATATCACTTAAATCATATCTCCCAACTTCTATATCACCACGGTAACTTACACCATTTACACTAATTACCGGTGTCGCATCGCCTTCCACCGGATGAAGGCGCATAGTTCCATGGATACCATCAATAACCGTTATAATATCTCCATTGTCAGTCTGTGCAACTACTCTGCTTTCTGATGGTAAAATGATCTCATAAATTCCATCGCCAAGTTTTGGTTTTATACTGTTTTCAAGCGACTCCAATGCCTGAGTTTCATCTAAATAAAATCCAGACCATATCTGCCATTTTCCCGCATATGCCGGATAAGCGTTAATTCCCTGGTTCTTTATCACAATCAGAAGTTCATACAGTTTATTTAAATCTTCAAAGTCTTCTCCTATCTTTACATGGAAAGGGCCTATTCTTTCCCCCTCGGGAATTTTCTCAGATAAAGGGTTGTATTCAGATATACTCTTATCTGTTATTACAAAATAACTATCTTTTCTGACTATTACCTTATTAAAAGGATTTTCTAAATGGGCCGCAGTAAATATATTGTCTTTAAAGAATCCTACCTGAATACCATTATCGGAACTTGCAGTAAAACTGGATACTGCAGTTCTGACACCTATCTTTGAATCATTAAACAGAATACCTATTTTTACGATTTCCGGAATTTGTATCGAAGCATA
Protein-coding regions in this window:
- a CDS encoding SpoIID/LytB domain-containing protein, translated to MRHLRLFCVVLIISLLLISSPVFTYASIQIPEIVKIGILFNDSKIGVRTAVSSFTASSDNGIQVGFFKDNIFTAAHLENPFNKVIVRKDSYFVITDKSISEYNPLSEKIPEGERIGPFHVKIGEDFEDLNKLYELLIVIKNQGINAYPAYAGKWQIWSGFYLDETQALESLENSIKPKLGDGIYEIILPSESRVVAQTDNGDIITVIDGIHGTMRLHPVEGDATPVISVNGVSYRGDIEVGRYDLSDMTVINVLHLEEYLYGVVPCEIEASSHPEALKAQAVTARTYTINNIGKYSHIGFDLSNTTYCQVYKGYSREDARVNQAVDETKGKIITYNGMTAQVFYFSSSGGRTEDVKNVWGSEIPYLVSVEDKYESGNSWNYTWEATYTAEQIKEAMLSKNYDLGNILGVEITKISESGRVTELVIYGTKGQRAFTNSATRSVLSQLNSQWYRIETDADVYVLDGNSGNIEKTNLLSKKIISSEGIQDIKVQSGKMTVIGAEGIIETVSVIPTAYKFSGRGWGHAVGMSQEGAKGMALAGFNYEEILKHYFQGTQIQ